The window GATCGGGAACTCTACGAGCGGACTCTCCGCATCCCTTTTCCTTACACGGCGGCTGCGGCGGACGAATGGCTGGCGATTGCCAGCCGAAACGATCCCTCTTCCATCAATTGGGCCATCCGCAACGAGCACGATGAATTGATCGGCGGCGTCGGCTTGGATCGGCCATCGAGCCAGTATTTCAGTCATCGCGCGGAGCTGGGCTATTGGCTGGCGCGACCTTACTGGAATCAGGGAATCATGTCGTCGGTGGTCCCTGTCGTCTGCCAGTTCGCGTTCGAAACTCTGGCAATCGCGAAGGTCACCGCGCATGTGTTTGCCTTCAACGTCGCCTCG is drawn from Anatilimnocola floriformis and contains these coding sequences:
- a CDS encoding GNAT family N-acetyltransferase — encoded protein: MFTSQLPRGYSLAQFKSQDRNALVAHLNDRELYERTLRIPFPYTAAAADEWLAIASRNDPSSINWAIRNEHDELIGGVGLDRPSSQYFSHRAELGYWLARPYWNQGIMSSVVPVVCQFAFETLAIAKVTAHVFAFNVASARVLEKGGFELEGTLKQHYHKDGQLIDSKVYGRCSDSLAR